Proteins encoded by one window of Nomascus leucogenys isolate Asia chromosome 19, Asia_NLE_v1, whole genome shotgun sequence:
- the LOC115831525 gene encoding LOW QUALITY PROTEIN: dynein heavy chain 2, axonemal-like (The sequence of the model RefSeq protein was modified relative to this genomic sequence to represent the inferred CDS: deleted 2 bases in 1 codon), producing MSSKAEKKQRLSGRGSSRASRSAGAPQAAVATREQGNALAVSEPEPQAELPKEEPEPRLEGPQAQSEGSVEPEADVKPLFLSRAALTGLADAVWTQEHDAILEHFAQDPTESILTIFIDPCFGLKLELGMPVQTQNQLVYFIRQAPVPITWENFEATVQFGTVRGPYIPALLRLLSGVFAPQIFANTGWPESIRNHFASHLHKFLACLTDTRYKLEGHTVLYIPAEAMNMKPEVAVKDKELVQRLETSMIHWTRQIKEMLSAQETVETGENLGPLEEIEFWRNRCMDLSGISKQLVKKGVKHVESILHLAKSSYLAPFMKLAQQIQDGSRQAQSNLTFLSILKEPYQELAFMKPKDISSKLPKLISLIRIIWVNSPHYNTRERLTSLFRKMSNEIIRLCCHAISLDRIFEGYVSSSKEDLQGCILCCHAWKDHYLQAVQMHTQFSSRGWVLDQTSIFAQVDAFVQRCKDLIEVCDCQYHFARWEDGKQGPLPCFFGAQGPQITRNLLEIEDIFHKNLHMLRAVRGGILDVKNTSWHEDYNKFRAGIKDLEVMTQNLITSAFELVRDVQHGVLLLDTFHRLASREAIKRTYDKKAVDLYMLFNSELALVNRERNKKWPDLEPYMAQYSGQARWVHILRRRIDRVMTCLAGAHFLPHIGTGEESVHTYQQMVQAIDELVRKTFQEWTSTLDKDCIRRLDTPLLRISQEKAGMLDVNFDKYRSHLAPFPYTPLLQLSQEFNSHLLTPLFIILSLSYTTICLLLTFYFVFSSFIFVSPHLPPCYQHFNFTTYLKTKQNKTKTMIGQARWLTPAIPALWEAEAGASLEPRSLRTAWATWQNPVSAKNTKISQAWWYKPVVSDTWEVEVGGSPEPGRQRLQ from the exons ATGTCCAGCAAAGCTGAGAAGAAGCAGCGATTGAGTGGCCGAGGAAGCTCCCGGGCAAGCAGGTCGGCGGGGGCCCCTCAGGCTGCTGTGGCCACACGGGAGCAGGGGAACGCCCTGGCTGTCAGTGAGCCAGAGCCGCAGGCTGAGCTTCCCAAGGAGGAGCCTG AGCCACGGTTGGAGGGACCTCAAGCACAGAGTGAAGGATCAGTGGAGCCCGAGGCAGATGTG AAGCCCCTTTTCCTTTCCCGAGCTGCGCTGACAGGACTGGCAGATGCAGTGTGGACACAGGAGCATGATGCCATTCTGGAACACTTTGCCCAGGACCCTACAGAATCCATCCTCACCATCTTCATTGACCCTTGTTTTGGGCTGAAGCTAGAGCTGGGCATGCCTGTACAG ACCCAGAACCAGCTTGTCTACTTCATTCGCCAAGCACCGGTCCCCATCACCTGGGAGAACTTTGAAGCAACCGTGCAGTTTGGGACAGTGCGGGGCCCCTATATCCCGGCCCTGCTTCGGCTGCTCAGTGGAGTCTTTGCCCCTCAGATCTTTGCAAACACAGGCTGGCCTGAGAGCATTAGAAATCATTTTGCTTCTCATCTGCACAAGTTCTTGGCCTGCCTGACAG ACACTCGCTATAAACTGGAGGGGCACACGGTCCTCTACATCCCTGCAGAGGCCATGAACATGAAGCCTGAGGTGGCGGTAAAGGACAAAGAGCTGGTGCAGCGGCTAGAGA CCTCCATGATCCACTGGACCCGGCAGATAAAGGAGATGCTCAGTGCCCAGGAGACTGTGGAGACAGGAGAAAATTTAGGTCCTCTGGAGGAGATTGAGTTCTGGCGCAACCGATGCATGGACCTGTCTGGCATCAGTAAGCAGCTGGTGAAGAAGGGAGTGAAGCACGTTGAATCCATCCTGCACCTTGCCAAGTCGTCCTACTTGGCGCCCTTTATGAAACTGGCACAGCAGATCCAG GATGGCTCTCGTCAAGCACAGTCAAACCTGACCTTTTTGTCAATCCTGAAGGAACCTTACCAGGAGTTGGCTTTCATGAAGCCCAAGGACATCTCTAGCAAGCTCCCAAAGCTGATCAGTCTCATCCGCATCATCTGGGTCAACTCTCCCCACTACAACACTCGGGAGAGACTGACCTCGCTCTTCCGAAAG ATGAGCAATGAGATCATCCGCTTATGCTGCCACGCCATCTCCCTGGACCGGATCTTTGAGGGATATGTCTCTTCCAGCAAGGAGGACCTGCAAGGCTGCATTCTCTGTTGTCATGCTTGGAAAGATCACTACCTACAGGCTGTGCAGATGCACACCCA GTTCTCCAGTCGGGGCTGGGTCCTAGACCAGACCAGCATCTTTGCTCAGGTTGATGCCTTTGTGCAGCGCTGCAAGGACCTTattgag GTATGTGACTGTCAGTATCACTTCGCCCGCTGGGAAGATGGCAAGCAGGGtccccttccttgcttctttgGTGCCCAGGGGCCACAGATAACACGGAACTTGCTGGAGATTGAGGACATCTTTCATAAAAATCTGCACATGCTGCGAGCCGTTCGCGGGGGCATCCTGGATGTCAAGAACACCTCTTGGCATGAAGACTACAATAA GTTCCGTGCCGGAATCAAGGACCTGGAGGTGATGACCCAGAACCTGATCACCTCAGCCTTCGAGTTGGTGCGGGACGTGCAGCACGGCGTGCTCCTGCTGGACACCTTCCACAGGCTTGCCTCCCGCGAG GCTATCAAGCGGACTTATGACAAGAAGGCGGTGGATCTCTACATGCTGTTCAATAGCGAGCTGGCCCTGGTGAACCGTGAACGGAACAAGAAGTGGCCAGACCTGGAGCCCTACATGGCGCAGTATTCCGGACAGGCGCGCTGGGTGCACATCCTCCGGCGTCGCATCGACAGAGTCATGACC TGCCTTGCTGGTGCTCATTTCCTGCCCCATATTGGGACTGGAGAGGAGAGTGTGCACACCTATCAGCAGATGGTCCAGGCCATTGATGAGCTGGTTCGAAAAACTTTCCAAGAGTGGACATCAACGCTGGACAAGGATTGCATTCGGCGGTTGGATACCCCATTGCTGCGAATCAGCCAGGAGAAGGCGGGCATGCTGGATGTCAACTTTGACAAGTACAGGAGCCACCTGGCCCCTTTTCCCTACACTCCCCTTCTGCAGCTCTCCCAAGAATTTAACTCCCATCTTTTGACTCCTCTCTtcattattctctctctttcttatacTACAATATGTTTGCTATTGACATTTTACTtcgttttttcttcttttatttttgtctctccccacctcccaccctgctatcaacattttaattttacaacttatcttaaaacaaaacaaaacaaaaca aaaacaatgatcggccaggcacggtggctcacacctgcaatcccagcactttgggaggctgaggcgggcgcatcgcttgagcccaggagtttgagaacagcctgggcaacatggcaaaacccagtctctgcaaaaaatacaaagattagccaggcgtggtggtacaagcctgtagtctcagatacttgggaggttgaggtgggaggatcgcctgagcccgggaggcagaggctgcagtga